The Brachionichthys hirsutus isolate HB-005 chromosome 1, CSIRO-AGI_Bhir_v1, whole genome shotgun sequence genome has a window encoding:
- the calml4a gene encoding calmodulin-like protein 4a has product MVRAKFFTPAQINEFKECFSLHDKKQKGKIEAKDLITVMRCLGTSPTFGEIERHLQVHKIDKTGEMDFSTFLTMMHRQMQQEDPKTEILEALRMTDKQKKGYIQASELRAKLTMLGEKLTTKEVDELFKEANIKSDGTVQYEEFTQMVTVPPVDY; this is encoded by the exons ATGGTAAGA GCTAAATTCTTCACACCAGCTCAAATCAATG AGTTCAAGGAGTGCTTCTCTCTGCACGACAAGAAGCAAAAGGGCAAGATAGAGGCCAAAGACCTGATCACGGTGATGCGCTGCCTCGGTACAAGCCCGACGTTTGGTGAAATTGAAAGGCATCTACAAGTTCACAAAATAG ATAAGACAGGCGAGATGGACTTCTCCACGTTTCTGACGATGATGCACAGACAGATGCAACAGGAAGACCCCAAGACTGAAATCCTGGAGGCGCTGAGGATGACCGACAAGCAGAAGAAAGGTTACATCCAGGCGTCTGAGCTGCGAGCCAAGCTCACCATGTTAGGAGAGAAACTCACAACCAaagaag TGGATGAGCTGTTCAAGGAAGCAAACATCAAGTCCGACGGGACAGTCCAGTATGAAGAGTTCACCCAGATGGTCACAGTGCCACCTGTTGATTACTGA
- the cln6a gene encoding ceroid-lipofuscinosis neuronal protein 6a, translating to MLTTRRRRGKNSHKPLQNSIPGGEKENVPQQRRQHFHFHFDLWLYLTLQNWILDFGRPIVMITLPLEWFPLNKPSAGDYFHMAYNVITPFLMLKLIERTPRTLPRSAVYLSIITFVMGASIHLVGDSINHRLILSGYQLHLSVRENPIIKDLKPASLIDSFELLYFYDEHLGHLMWYIPFFIILVIYFAGCFTKSKEEKRIPVSGWLLLGPSALYYWYLVTEGQITELFLLTFLTMVTMIIHQRRRGVSPDSNGLFLFYSFGLTVFLVAAWVVYLWNDPVLRDKYPGFMYVPEPWSFYTLHLKRTQ from the exons ATGCTTACTACACGAAGACGTCGAGGCAAAAATTCACACAAGCCACTACAAAACAG CATTCCTGGTGgtgaaaaggaaaatgttcCACAGCAGAGAAGGCagcacttccacttccactttgACCTTTGGCTCTATTTGACGCTGCAGAACTGGATACTGGACTTCGGAAGGCCTATAGTCATG attactctTCCTCTGGAGTGGTTTCCCCTCAACAAGCCCAGTGCTGGAGACTACTTCCACATGGCCTACAATGTGATAACGCCGTTCCTGATGCTCAAG CTGATTGAGCGCACTCCCAGGACGCTGCCTCGCTCAGCGGTCTACCTCTCCATCATCACTTTCGTCATGGGCGCCAGCATCCACCTGGTAGGAGACTCCATCAACCACCGGCTTATCCTCAGCGGGTACCAGCTCCACCTGTCAGTCAGAGAGAACCCGATCATCAAAGACCTGAAACCTGCCTCACTG ATAGACTCCTTTGAGCTGTTGTATTTCTACGACGAACACCTGGGACACTTAATGTG GTACATTCCTTTTTTCATCATTCTGGTCATCTACTTCGCCGGATGCTTCACTAAGtccaaagaagagaagaggattCCTGTGTCTGGTTGGCTGTTACTGGGACCCAGTGCCCTCTACTACTG gTACTTGGTCACTGAGGGACAAATCACGGAACTTttcctcctcaccttcctcaccATGGTTACCATGATTATTCATCAACGGCGTCGAGGCGTCAGCCCTGACAGCAATGGCTTGTTCCTGTTCTATAGTTTTGGGTTGACTGTGTTCCTGGTGGCAGCGTGGGTGGTCTATCTGTGGAACGACCCGGTGCTGCGAGACAAGTACCCTGGCTTCATGTACGTGCCGGAACCGTGGTCCTTCTACACCCTACACCTGAAGAGGACGCAGTGA